The nucleotide window GCGATGAAGTAGAGGATGACGCCAGGCTTTACCGCTGCTGCCAGGTCGGCGTGGTAGATACCGAGGAACAGCAGCGCCGGCATGCAGACGTTGAACACCAACTGCGAGGCGACACGGTTGAAATTGTCGTCGATCAGGTGGATGCGCTTGAGCAGCACGCCCATGAACAGCATGGCGAAGACAGGTGCCGTGATGTTCAGCGTCTGGATGAGAAGGGCGAGCATGCGCAAGCGATCCTGGAGAGGGTTGCCGTTAGGTGGCTAATGATACGCCAACGGCCGCTAGTTGCGGGGATCAGGTGCGATAAAGAGACGTTTCCGACAGTGCTGCCCTATCGCCGGCAAGCCAGCTCCCACAGGTATTGCATCTATACCGGAACCTGCGGGGTGCCTGTGGGAGCTGGCTTGCCGGCGATGAGGCCGGTACAGGCGAAAGGGATCAGCGCCGGACCGGGCGCTTCTGCAGCTTGCGCTGCAAGGTCCGCCGGTGCATGCCCAGCGCCCGTGCGGTGGCCGAAATGTTGCCCTCGTGCTCGTTCAGCACGCGCTGGATGTGTTCCCACTGCAGGCGGTCGACCGACATGGGGTTTTCCGGCACAAGGGTATCCAGGTCGGTGTGCTCCGACAGCAGCGCTGCCAGCACATCATCGGCGTCGGCCGGCTTGCACAGGTAGTTGCAGGCGCCGCGCTTGACCGCTTCCACCGCAGTGGCAATGCTCGAGTAGCCGGTCAGGATCACCACGCGCATTTCCGGGTCCAGCTC belongs to Pseudomonas putida NBRC 14164 and includes:
- a CDS encoding response regulator transcription factor, which produces MSEENQVESEELPHLLLVDDDATFTRVMARAMSRRGFRVSTASSAEEGLILAQQDLPDYATLDLKMDGDSGLVLLPKLLELDPEMRVVILTGYSSIATAVEAVKRGACNYLCKPADADDVLAALLSEHTDLDTLVPENPMSVDRLQWEHIQRVLNEHEGNISATARALGMHRRTLQRKLQKRPVRR